From the Bacillus rossius redtenbacheri isolate Brsri chromosome 12, Brsri_v3, whole genome shotgun sequence genome, the window tacgaagcaccgtaaagtagtgactgcactttctggtatcttgccatcaaatttcgcagccagttctgaaattgaagaggcagtttgtatgtactcttcagtgcttcccgaaagaagtacatctgtagtcaaagcagaactagatgtgtggaaagcagtgatgacaaacacctcccctactccaaaatctgctttggaatgcctagataagtgcgatcaaaaactatatccaaatgtttacacattgctACAAATTTTGGCTACCATACCTGTTTCCACTGCTACCCCAGAAAGGACGTTTTCAAGCCTAAGGAGACTGAAAAACTACTTACGCAACACAACCAGTGAAAACAGACTGAACGGTTTGGCTCTTATGAATATACACTATGGGGCAGAAATAGATGCGGATGAAGTAGTGGacatattcaaaatgaaaaacagaagaataattctataagtgtaattgtgtatgcagtatgcactttctattcacgtgtatattaatgttgcattgttttgtcattttattttgtaaaccccCCCCAAAACTGAAATCTGGCTACGCCCATGGCTGCAGTTGTTGATAATCTGGTTCCTGTTGGTCGGGTTGCAACTGTTGCAAATCATCAGATACTTTTTGATGTTGTTGCAACTGTTGCATATCATCTGGTTCTTGTTCATTTTGTTGTAACTGTTGAAGATCATCAGTTTCTTGTTGATGTTGTTGCAACTGTTGCATATCATCAGTTTCTTGTGGATTCTGCTGCAGTTGTTGCAGATTATCTAGTTCCTGTTGATTTTGTTGTAACTGTTGAAGATCATCAGATGCTTGTTGATTCTGTGGCAGTTGTTGTGGATAATCTGGTTCCTGTTGGTTTTGTTGCAACTGTTGCAGATCATCAGATACTTGTTGATATTGTTGCAAATCATCCGGTTCCTGTTTGTTTTGTTGCAACTGTTGCAGATCATCAGATACTTGTTGATATTGTTGCAAATCATCTGGTTCCTGTTTGTTTTGTTGCAACTGTTGCAGATCATCAGATACTTGTTGATATTGTTGCAAATCATCTGGTTCCTGTTTGTTTTGTTGTAACTGTTGCAGATCATCAGATACTTGTTGATATTGTTGCAAATCATCTAGTTCCGGTTGGTTTTGTTGCAACTGTTTAAGATCATCAGATACTTGTTGATGTTGTTGCAATTGTTGCATATCATCTGGTTCTTGTTCATTTTGTTGTAACTGTTTCAGATCATCCGATACTTGTTGATGTTGTTGCATATCATCAGTTTCTTGTGGATTCTGCTGCAGTTGTTGCAGATAATCTAGATCCTGTTGATTTTGTTGTAACTGTTGAAGGTCATCAGATGCTTGTTGATTCTGTGGCAGTTGTTGATAATCTGGTTCCTGTTGATTTTGCTGTAACTGTTGAAGATCATCAGATGCTTGTTGATTCTGTGGCAGTTGTTGTGGATAATCTGGTACCTGTTGGTTTTGTTGCAACTGTTGCAGATCATCAGATACTTGTTGATATTGTTGCAAATCATCTGGTTCCTGTTTGTTATTTTGCAACTGTTGTAGATCATCAGATACTTGTTGATATTGTTGCAGATCATCAGATACTTGTTGATATTGTTGCAGATCATCAGATACTTGTTGATATTGTTGCAAATCATCCGGTTCCTGTTGATATTGTCGTAACTGACGTAGATCATCAGGTACCTGTTGATGTTGTTGCAACTGTTGCAGATCATCTGGTTCTTGTTCATTTTGTTGCAACTGTTGAAGATCATCTGTTTCTTGTTGATTATGCTGTAGTTGTTGCAGATCATCTGGTTCCTGTTGATGTTGTTGTAACTGTTTAAGATCATCAGATACTTGTTGATGTTGTTGCAACTGTTGCATATCATCAGTTTCTTGTGGATTCTGCTGCAGTTGTTGCAGATAATCTAGTTCCTGTTGATTTTGTTGCAACTGTTGAAGATCATCAGTTTCTTGTTGATTTTGCTGCAGTTGTTGCAGATCATCTGGTTCCTGTTGATGTTGTTGTAACTGTTTCAGATCATCAGATACTTGTTGATGTTGTTGCAACTGTTGCATATCATCAGTTTCTTGTGGATTCTGCTGCAGTTGTTGCAGATAATCTAGATCCTGTTGATTTTGTTGTAACTGTTGAAGATCATCAGATGCTTGTTGATTCTGTGGCAGTTGTTGATAATCTGGTTCCTGTTGGTATTGATGCAACTGTTGAAGATCACCTGTGTCTTGTTGATTCTGCTGCAGTTGTTGTAGATAATCAAGTTCCTGTTTATTTTGTTGCAACTGTTGTAAATCATCAGATTCTTGTTGATTCTGCTGAAGTTGCTGCAGATAATCAGATTCTTGTTGATGTTGTTGCAACTGCTGCAGATTATCTGGTTCCTGTTGATATGGTTGTAACTGTTGAAGATCATAATTTTCTTGTTGATTTTGCTGCAGTTGTTGCAAATATTCAGACTCTTGGGGATTCTGCTGAATTTGATGTAGATCAATATCCTGAGCTGTTTGCCCCTCCAGTTCGTTGTTTTGATCTTGCAAGTGTTGCAGATGTCCATTTTCCTCCTGTTGCAATTGTCCCAGCTCTTGATCTCGCGCCAACTGTGCATCGTCCGATAGCTGTTGCAACCTGTCTCTCTCCTGTTGCTGTCTGTCTTGTTCCCACTGCTGCTGATCCTGCTCCCATTGCTGGGAGTGTTGGTACTGCCCGTCGTCGTGGTGGTACCCTCCGCGGTACCAGTTGGGCGCTGCGGTGGCCCAGCCCGCAATCAGCAGGCACACAAGCCATACAGGCATCTGCAATGCAAAGTTCAAATTCTCTTAGAACATCAGATACTGCCAGCTTTTTACATTAACAGTAGAGTTAAAATTACTGTTGAATTTTTGCCTCCCATTTGGTACTGTTGTACTATGTTCGCAAAACTAAAAGTTGAATtccaattcactttttttttttttggggggggggggggtcatttgGGCTTCTagatgtttttaatgttttttttttgtttttttactctattaggataaaaattacaagtctattgtcaATAGAATTCACTGGAAACTTGGCAAGTTAGGTGATGTAAGTTAGATGGAGTACTTGGCTCTTCACAGGAGTTCAAAGTgttaataatttacctattttgaaattttcagaAAATACGTAAATAAAGTCCAGTCTCCGCCATCCCCCAAAGATGGCCGAGTTTCAAACAGAACTCTGCATACACCATTTTACATTGTGTACGACTATGCACTAAAACTCCaactgcaaaacaaaaaaattgctttcaGCCGGGGCGACGGCAAATTGGAGCGCGACATTTCCCCCTCAAATAACTATTACAGGGGATTTTCCATGATTTCAAGTAACTTCTCTAACTCTCCCTGACCTATTTTAATTTTCCTGACTTTACCCTGATTCTGACTCCAGAATGTGGACATCCCTGTAGACAAGCCTTGACTGCCAtgtaatacgtaaaaaaaaaaaaaaaatgaatgaatgaaACAAGAAACAAGAAACACAAACCTGTGATAGGGATGTTAGCTGGCGAGCAAAACACAGCTACACTACAATGTACAACATGTGATAAATTTAGTAACGGATGTTCACTATGAAGATTttataacttgatttttttttgtaatatatcttagaactgaaaaaaaatttactgagATTTCTTTTGAATTATAAGATTTGCAAGGAATCGTGAGATGTAACAACTTGCTATATTGGGCAGCTAGTGAATTGATAACTTTAAACATCTATCTTGAGGAAAAATCTCTACAAATATATAAAGGATGACCACATTGACAAGACCCTGTAAGCCTGCTATAGGTGATAGGGCTGCCTTGACTATCGATGCAGGCTTGATGTTGAGTTATGGGAAAATATACTGAGTTtatcagttcaaacattataaatgtttaacaattattattattattattattattattttgctctGTCAGtcctttattttataaaaataagtgtaatacagctttgcCGAGAACATTCTTCACAATTTGATTCAACTTTgcgaacatttaaaacatttgatGTGATATTTGCGTCGCATCAAGGAACCAGTATTCGCACGGGCCTACACACAGTGAATGGAACTGGAGGAGGGGAGTTGAGTCTTTCTTGGCCTGCGGTGGGAAACCACTCCAGCATCTGCCTGGAACAAGCTGGGGAAACCCTGGAGAACTGAGGCCAGAATGCCTGGACAGGGGTTCGAAGCTGTGCCCACGTCCCATGTCTGCCGTAGCGCCACCCAGCCAACTGCTATCAAAGCTGTCTTGTTGTTGTTTCTTGATGACCTATACACTGTGTGCTAGGTTTTTAATTGGATGTAAGGTCATGCATTCgtttagcttctttttttttttttttttacccccaccAGAGCCTCAGCTAGCAGCACTGATAAAAGATAGCAAGTGGCTTTTCATCAGCAGTGATTATTTTCTTTTTCCTAAGTGTtaatgaactaatttttttttgatcatattATATCTTGAAGCTGAATACAATTCTTCATTTAAATCTtgcctgttttttttaatactaaaattatGCTGATATTATCCAATTcttattttcaaaatgtattgGTCTATTTAAttgttaccattaaaaaaaaagtaatattttcgattattcaggtttttaaaattcttatttataGCTATCAATCAACGTCTTGGATTTTAACTGTGCTTAGTTTTCAaacaaagatgaatttttttttctaaggagaaaaaatataattttttaatgtggaattaaattatattttcttctcTAAAATAGCTTTCTAAGGTTCAGTTGTGATTTTACATGTAATGGTATAGTAAATATGTGGTCTATAAAAAAGAAAAGGTTGTACTTGATGAACAAGCTTGTAAAGAAgggtgagagagagtgtgtggaCGAAGGCAGCGAGGTGGCGAGCGTGGTCTCGCGTGGTTGGCCTACCTGTGCCATCGTAGCGCAGTGTCGGCGGCCGGGCTCTCTCCGTGGACTGCTCGGGGGGATCAGGCGCGGACTGACAGTCGCCGGCTGCTCTCGTGGCTGATATGTGCGCGCCGGCCGCGGTCAGATAACACTCGCGCGACCTCGCCGCTCCCGGCCCCTGAACCCTGGGCTTGCgaaaattgggggagggggggagaagaGTTTCGAGCCGTGGCCTGGCGGTGCTGCAAACATTCACAAGAAGCTTGCATTGCGTCTAttttgtaattagttttttttttttcccaaagtattaaaatacaaacagttagcATGTTAAACTTGTTAataaatttgagttttttttatttatttattttttttccattttggaAAGGAGGGAAACAGCTAACCCCCACCCCAGGTATGTCCTTGCATTACCTGggtttacttcccccccccctccctcccccctgcgTTTCTCCTCCACATACGTCTTTCAAAATGTTTTCAAGCCGTGAGGCTCGTGGAACTAAAATTAATTCCTCGCTACCGAAAAAAACCTTTTACTCGTAATGCTTTCGGAAAGTTTTGTTTGTTGTTTGGTGAGCACAGTTTTGTAGTGTTGTCGCCCCCAGGTACGGGAAACAAGGGAGAGTTAGAGCGACACAAGAAAACTGTGTCGTGTGACCACTTCGTTGGGGGACGCTTGCCACCACAACAGCGTCgtgcagaaaatttttttttcaaacttaaggAAGTATGCAACagtgtgtgtaattttacatgattctGTGTAAAACATAATCTCTTTTAAGTTTTCTGTctatattgttaatatttttgcaTTGGGTATGTGCTGTACTTCAATCAAACAAATTTCCTTCAAATTGATGTTCCTTGTCCCCGTACCCTGACCCACGTTGACGTTAGAAATCAGAGAAGCTTGTTTGAAAGGAAATATTTCAAATAGTTACACACCATGATCTtagcaatattttgttttttgtaaatacgTTACTTAATGAAAGTCAATGGATATAAAAAtgcacaaaatattattttcattgttgTGAAACAAATCTCCagtgaattagaaaaaaaaactgcaggcCATTTCACAGATATAGAGACTAatgttagttattttattttaatttaaagagtctttttttctaataattttaatttttaattgtgctAGAAtgccatgaaaattttttttataaatcgatGCGCAAACATTATTTGTGATTACAGTTTAGAGAatgaattttaattgattttttccaTATCCGTTACTTTTGTAAGCTAAGAATGCCCTGCAGGGCTGAGACAGACCACTCCAGGCCTGTCCGGGAATCAAACCCAGCACCTTCAACCCCGGAGTCTATTGTATTATTGTTTCTGAGCTTAAGTTTACAGCTGTCTCGTGTAGCCCAGTACTACTGACATTTATAAGTCTTAAGGTAATTCCTGGTTGGATGCTGGGGAaatcaattttgaaaatataGCATCATGGCGCTAGAAATTCGTAGCATGTTAAGTACATGTAAAAATACAGCAGATTTTCAGTTTATATGACGTGaacttttcagtttaaaaaaaaaaaaccaagttatTGACTGGTCTGGGTTCACCAATTAAGAGAGAAAGCTGGGATTAGTTTTCATTTGCATCCAGGTCATTTCGTTGTTCGTCGCTACCGATGTGATGCAGCAGGGTTTCTGCAGGATGTAGCGGTTGGAGATTGTGCCGCGGTATATCTCTCTGCTTCCTGCGTGTGAGTTATCATGGGAACACTCACCACAATCTGCTACCTTTCCTGCAGCTTTCTAGGAACAGTTTTGATGTTGCTGGCATGTTTCCAATGTTCTCGCGCTTCGCCCAACCTGATACTGTTTTCTGTGTTTTTACAaccaaaattatatacatatttatttatatatatacaactATATACATATCCATATCCATATCATAATTCATTGCGTCCTTTCAAGCTATTGCCAAAAGACATAAATGGCAATTTCTGTGGCAAAGGTAGTGTAGGCTTTATCTTCGCATAGCAAGGAACTATGTTTGTATCTATGGGATAGCCAAGCAGTTATAAAAACTAAACTAAGCAACTCCCCTGATTGGTGTTTTGGCATAAgaactggataaaaaaaaaatttaaagtacatTGAAAGAACGGCCATCTTATAAAAGAAGATTTATTTTATGAGATCATAGATACAGTATTGATAAAATGGGCCTGATAAACATTAAGGAAATAAttgtgatagaaaaaaaaaatcagattctTGTTTTGGTTTTACAATAATTGTTTCTTGCTCCTATAAAGTGTAACCATCAAACTCATTattcctttttttctttgttttttccctCTTGGTTTTTTcctcttccttttttttcttcaaaatctaaTTGTAATAAACTTTGTGTtaccttttataataaaaaaaaactgcataaaattTGATACTAGTATTTTGTTCTTGAATAGGTATTGAAACTTTGTATATATGATTTAGGCTTGAATTATATTATAGAACCTTGCCAGGTTCTTCCACAAACACTCCCATTAAAGCATTTTGTGTTCCAGACTTTGCACTGTCAGTTTATTCCTTTATGATTAAACTATTGGTTAGCTAACTCATTCATGGCAAGCctgataaatgtttttttgcagtttttaaaaaaatatatttttgttccaCAATTTCAAATATTAGCTTAACAGTAATTATCGTTAGTGCAGTCAATATAGTCCATTGATTGGGGATTTGATCTGTTAACTGTCTTCAAATGCAATAGGAGGAAAAATCTTTCAAGTCTTCACTTTtgcatttaaatatataaaaaaatgaaactaaaGAAGTGTATTTCTGACCAACACTGATTCCCTACGGAGAGTTACCAGGCTGGGAAACTTTCGGAAAGCTTCCTCATGTGTGGTATGTATGCTGGATGTGGGCGTGAGTcccagcaggggggggggggggggggggggccttagaCCCCCCTTGGAATCAAAATCGTAACTGCAAAAGGGGAATGATGAACGTAGTCCCctctggaaatcctacagatgtTTGCCCCTGGCTTGGGAGATTGTCGTGGTTGCTCTACCTACCAGAattttctaaacttttttttctgatcACTTAACATAATGAGTCTGTCCCTCCGTTAGCTGAAGCAACCGGTAACACTTAACGAAtcaattatattttatgaaaagtTACATTTTCGTCAATTATGCAAGGTGGTTAGATTCCAATGCATAACATCTGTAACTATGATGAATGCAAGTTAAGTTCATCATAAACGAAGATATTCATTATGGCCAAATAGTTAGGGAAATAGGGCAGGGGTACTGTGCTGGTAGATCATTATTGTGGATTTCACGTAACATGACAATCGTTGCAAGAATACCGCGAAGAAGCCTGATGACGTAGGATGGGAAGGCAGTTGTTGTTCTCAGAAGCAAACAAAGCCGTTGTCGCGGAGGAGGAGCGGCTTGGCTAGAAAGTGATTGCGTCGCTGACCCGACGGGTGAACAAATTTAAAGATTGCTCCCGTCACCTCTGTCCCCGGCCGACGACTGGAGTTTGGTTTTTCCTCGGGATAGTGTTTGGGAAGAAAAACAAGAGTACTTGACAAGTGGCCCAAGGTTTGTGGAGCAAGTGTTGATCTCTTGACTCTTTCACTTCCATCGTTGGGATGTTCGTAATCTTCTGTTAGCTCGTAGTTTCCTACAAGAATGCTGTGAAGTAGAAACGGCAATTAGTTataattagagacatgcaaaattcgcggattcatttcgcgataggctagcatcaaaacaactataccttcataccgcttctgcgattggcccacattttatccggggaaatgtgagccaatgagaaacactaaaccaagaaagtgccgaattacggacagcctagttgagacgtctcacgcgtcagtagccaatgaacaggtgtcatttccgcaagtatttaaaggactgtggagtctatcctagaggtcaatgaatcagcgaattttgcaggtctctagttataattagTGTACCTGCAATTGGGTCACGGTAAATTCTCACTCTTGAATCATTACAACTGTACATGTGCGTTGGTCGGCGAAACATAAGTGGGTTGTAAAACTCCCAGAGACAATATTTAAACTTGAGGGATTGTGATAAAAAAACGAAGAATTGGTTGTAGTTTGGCACCTTCTTGTGTACTCAGACTTGTGCAGCACAGTGCCCGTCCCAAGTAGTCTCCGCGAACTGTCCACCAGTCAGTCAACTGCACCAGTTGTCACGCAACATTTCAGTATGTGTGTCTCTCGCACCGGTAACTTAGGAGGAGGGTGGTTAAGGTTGCGTGTTCCTGGAATAAAACATCTTGTCTCTGTGAGTTGTGACAGTTGGGCCTAGGCAGTCCCCCAAgcacttttaattatttattttatttatttatggttgTCATATGCTTACCTATGGCAAGATTGCCTTAGATGGTAGGCAcgaaacaaatatacaaatatatatttatttaaattgtgacatgtCCACTGACTGTCATTATACTTGGATGGTGGGCCCGACAAATATGCGTGGACAAACATAAGGTTATCACCGCAGACATATGGACTCCCACCCCCCTGGCGATGCCGTAGCAGGTGAGAACCGCACATGGCCAACACACGAAGACAAGAAAGAGTACCACATATCGGCGTTGATAACAAACATGACAAATACAACaatacaataaaacaataaacaccaataattacagaaaacacaaaattatatatttatattagttatttagaaaaaaatcacttatgattattatttaagtttataacaaaataagttactagatttcattacttaattttacaaatgccaaataatttatgaaagaattacaaacctaattttttataattaggaATCAGATGTGGTTGTTGTTAATAGTACATAAAGTGGATTTTAAGTGACTGTTAAATTGTACTTTCAAGCCAATGTTATCAAAGATATAATTACATTGAATTTTAGAGTTGTACCAGCAATTTTGAATAAATAGTGCATCCAAATAGTCTTTATGAACAGAGAGACGTGCAAACATAGAATCAGGGAATCTCTTTAgattaattaattcaattattttgaatgcTTTCAATTTTATTACTGTAAGTCATCTTTATGTTGTTCCAAATAATAGAGCAATATTCTAATTTAGATATAATGAagaaaaatagagagagagagagaatagaaTCTTGATTAGTTGCATAACAAGTGATGAATTTAATCACAGTAAAAAGTATAACACAACTACatataaacaaaaacacacaGCTACAAAAACATGAAATCCAAGCAAAGTGACACAATAGTAGACAGCACCAAAACAGAACAGatcaatataaatgtaaaaacaCATTGTTTAATCAAGGAGTATATATAATGAACTTGGGTAAATAATTTaggtatttaattgttttatttatattcaatttattattaaaaaagggATCTAAGCTATTGAATTTATTGAGGTTTTTAACAAtatcatttgttttatttaaagaaCATAACAGTGGTTGATTACCACTATTGAAGGAAGGTATTTTGATTCCAGTATTTTCTACAAGATAATTACACTAATGTTTATTATCATAGGCGTTACTAACAAGTAGTACATGCAATAGAGCTTTTCTTGATGACAAAGAGCCAAGCAGggatgtttttgaaatttttattttgccttATAATTTTGTACAAGAAATGTAATATCAAAATCTAAATGCAGTATTTGTGGGGTCATTACTCGTTTGACAAGTTAGAATTTTATTCCCAGAAGCGGTGGAAAAACTCTTATGATGTACGCATGCGGCTGGTCATAGCAttaaaaccaatttgtgtgtgtgtgtgtgttttatcttGCTTGGCTTGGTGATTCCCATATTTCGTAGGAACGGCTGTGCCGTGTCCAAAGTCTGGATGGTGTAATCACAATGTTGACGTCATCTCATCGAGAGTTACTGCGCATGAGAGGTAGGTTGTCAGCCCTGGACGCAGATAAGAGGCGTGCCAGACAGATTTGTTGTCGCGATTACCGAAGCGCTCGAAACCTAAAACTTGGGGTCCCACCGGCGTGGGCAGAGAGAAACACACATGAAATAAATTGTGTTTTAGAAACACTTTAAACATCTTCAAAACTGGATACAttccaagaaaatatatttacttataattttttttttttactgtagcttAACCTTTTTTTAGTGTGAGCACTCAACTTAGCTTGGTCTTGTAATACATGGAAAAATTGTTGTACATTCAACTTGTAAAAGTACTGTTAAATTTGAGTATTGTAGGCACACACATGGTGTGTAgcgcttcagaaaaaaaacagcGCAATTGAAAAATCGCTCAGGATATCCTAGAAGCATTCAAGTATACGGTGAGATCACAGATGAGTAGTTCTGCTTCTGTAATtggtttttaaacagtatttttagaagagtgaaaatggctaaaacttttttttttttcccttataatTTTTGCCCCATGAAACTCccgggtacagattcttgaaagcactcaagggcttacattacacctttatcttcatttcgccACCATGTAAAGTCATGGTTACAGCTCATATCTCtatgcacggcgagaagactgcacgctagtccagaggagacacccgcgctagaagcaccagcgagcgtcgctcttatcatccgcCTCTCTGACACATACATATACTCCCCTTCCTAGGTGGACCCCTTAAATGTGTTCTTTGACGAGCTGGTTAGCTGAGAGCCGATTCATCATTACAGTTTGTTTTGCATAT encodes:
- the LOC134537380 gene encoding putative uncharacterized protein DDB_G0271606, which translates into the protein MAQMPVWLVCLLIAGWATAAPNWYRGGYHHDDGQYQHSQQWEQDQQQWEQDRQQQERDRLQQLSDDAQLARDQELGQLQQEENGHLQHLQDQNNELEGQTAQDIDLHQIQQNPQESEYLQQLQQNQQENYDLQQLQPYQQEPDNLQQLQQHQQESDYLQQLQQNQQESDDLQQLQQNKQELDYLQQLQQNQQDTGDLQQLHQYQQEPDYQQLPQNQQASDDLQQLQQNQQDLDYLQQLQQNPQETDDMQQLQQHQQVSDDLKQLQQHQQEPDDLQQLQQNQQETDDLQQLQQNQQELDYLQQLQQNPQETDDMQQLQQHQQVSDDLKQLQQHQQEPDDLQQLQHNQQETDDLQQLQQNEQEPDDLQQLQQHQQVPDDLRQLRQYQQEPDDLQQYQQVSDDLQQYQQVSDDLQQYQQVSDDLQQLQNNKQEPDDLQQYQQVSDDLQQLQQNQQVPDYPQQLPQNQQASDDLQQLQQNQQEPDYQQLPQNQQASDDLQQLQQNQQDLDYLQQLQQNPQETDDMQQHQQVSDDLKQLQQNEQEPDDMQQLQQHQQVSDDLKQLQQNQPELDDLQQYQQVSDDLQQLQQNKQEPDDLQQYQQVSDDLQQLQQNKQEPDDLQQYQQVSDDLQQLQQNKQEPDDLQQYQQVSDDLQQLQQNQQEPDYPQQLPQNQQASDDLQQLQQNQQELDNLQQLQQNPQETDDMQQLQQHQQETDDLQQLQQNEQEPDDMQQLQQHQKVSDDLQQLQPDQQEPDYQQLQPWA